The following coding sequences lie in one Rutidosis leptorrhynchoides isolate AG116_Rl617_1_P2 chromosome 4, CSIRO_AGI_Rlap_v1, whole genome shotgun sequence genomic window:
- the LOC139842906 gene encoding probable polygalacturonase At1g80170, with protein MKQNMSEGLLEVAEIEESLNPKFHYYKKSLKSCKRDLALYMIVERKKMISSSSSPSDHKFVCKFVCIIIYSVFLFSISINVQAFDSLLHRSSQFWGFNNFFESRIVLNVKDYGAVGDGIKDDTKVFADVWDIACSSEVESTIIIPAECNCLVGPISFGGPCNSNVTLMIYGSIVAPSDPDVWNGNNTQKWLYFHNVDHLKVDGGGIIDGMGQEWWASSCKRDPTNPCRHAPTAISFHRCNDLTVRNLMIVNGQQMQMAFTTCDGVTASRLTVFAPAGSPNTDGIHISASTNVKLKDTTVRTGDDCISIVSNSSKVQVRNIFCGPGHGISIGSLGESGTCDQVYDISVYGAFLSNTDNGLRIKTWQGGSGFVNNVKFENIWMENVSNPIIIDQYYCDKHKACPNKTCAVNVNNISFVNVKGTSVTKEAIIFACSDVSPCEGLYLEDIELVSPSGGITTSYCWEANVTTSSIVYPPTCVSPCRNFIDQIIASTFIFKPLIQCFSRLHQLAHYAVRHVLLH; from the exons ATGAAACAAAATATGAGTGAAGGGCTACTTGAAGTCGCTGAAATTGAAGAGAGTTTAAACCCTAAATTTCATTATTATAAGAAATCCCTAAAATCATGTAAGAGAGATTTAGCTCTGTACATGATTGTAG aaagaaaaaaaatgatatcatcatcatcatcaccttcgGATCATAAATTTGTCTGTAAATTTGTGTGTATCATCATTTACTCTGTATTCCTTTTTTCAATCTCCATTAATGTGCAGGCTTTTGATTCGTTACTACATCGGTCATCTCAATTTTGGGGTTTCAACAACTTTTTCGAGTCAAGAATTGTCCTAAATGTTAAGGATTATGGTGCAGTAGGAGATGGTATTAAAGATGACACAAAG GTATTTGCAGATGTTTGGGACATAGCATGTTCTTCAGAAGTCGAATCAACAATTATAATTCCGGCTGAATGTAATTGTCTCGTTGGACCGATTAGTTTCGGAGGCCCTTGCAACTCGAATGTGACTTTAATG ATTTATGGTTCGATTGTTGCTCCGAGCGATCCTGATGTTTGGAATGGTAATAATACACAGAAGTGGCTATATTTCCATAATGTGGATCACCTTAAGGTTGATGGAGGAGGAATCATCGATGGAATGGGGCAAGAATGGTGGGCCAGTTCTTGCAAGAGGGACCCAACAAAT CCTTGCAGACATGCTCCAACG GCGATATCTTTTCACAGATGCAACGATTTGACAGTGAGGAATCTGATGATTGTTAATGGTCAACAAATGCAAATGGCGTTCACAACATGTGATGGGGTCACAGCATCACGTCTGACCGTTTTCGCTCCTGCTGGTAGCCCTAATACAGACGGTATCCACATAAGTGCATCCACGAATGTAAAATTAAAAGACACTACTGTTAGAACAG GTGATGACTGCATATCGATAGTCAGTAATTCATCAAAAGTTCAGGTCAGGAATATTTTCTGTGGCCCAGGTCACGGGATAAG CATCGGAAGCTTGGGAGAGTCTGGGACGTGCGATCAAGTTTACGATATTAGTGTCTATGGGGCATTTTTGTCCAACACTGATAATGGACTCAGGATCAAAACATGGCAG GGAGGTAGTGGTTTTGTCAACAATGTGAAATTTGAGAATATATGGATGGAAAATGTATCAAATCCGATTATAATCGATCAATATTACTGTGACAAACACAAGGCATGTCCAAACAAG ACTTGTGCTGTTAATGTGAACAACATATCGTTTGTGAACGTTAAAGGAACTTCGGTTACTAAGGAAGCTATAATATTCGCTTGTAGTGATGTTTCTCCTTGCGAAGGGTTATATTTGGAAGACATCGAACTTGTATCACCCTCGGGCGGTATCACAACTTCGTATTGCTGGGAAGCTAATGTTACAACTTCGAGTATCGTATACCCCCCTACTTGTGTTTCACCTTGTAGAAACTTTATTGATCAGATCATTGCGTCTACCTTCATCTTTAAGCCATTGATTCAGTGTTTCTCAAGGTTACATCAACTTGCACATTATGCAGTGAGACATGTACTGCTTCATTGA